Within Natronoarchaeum mannanilyticum, the genomic segment GACGTGTCGCTGGCGTTCGAGGGCGCGGGCACCTACAGGATCTCGATCGACGACGGGCAGCGTCGCAGCGAATCGACCGTGCGCGTCGCCGAGTCCGGATCGATCGAGGGCGGGGCGGGTGACGGCGGCTGGACCAGCGGCGACGACGGGGCTGGTGGCGGCTGGCCTGGGAACGATACGCTCGGCACCGGGATCGCGGTAGTTGCGGCGTTCGCGCTGCTGGTTGGCGGCGCGTACGCGCTTCGACGCCCCTGACGCCCGAGCCGGGACGCCGCGGCGTCGTCATCTGCCCGTTTCGAAGGGTATTCCTGCCAGTCGACTGGACAGTACAGTATGATCAGCCGCTCGCTCTCCCTCCGCCCCGTCACGCCGCCCGATCGCAGTTCCGTCCGCCAGCGTCGCCGATGACGTCGTTCGACGACCTCTGGTATCTCGCGGACGAAGCGAACCAGTGCGCCGAGCAGGCGCGCCACCGGCTCGACCGGCGGTACGAGGACTACTTGGAGTTCGATCGCACGCGCCGGGTAAGCCGACCGCGCTTCCGAACGCTCGCCGAGCGCATCCGGGACAACGGGACGCCGTACGGCGCCCACACGATCGTCTACCGGCCGTCTGGGGAACTTCTGCTGGTACGCCACGAGGACGTCGACCTCTGGGTGCTCCCGGGCGGCGGCGTCCGCGAGGAAGAGACGTTCCGCGAGGCCGCCGAGCGCGAAGTCGCGGAGGAAGCCGGCGTCGAGGTCGACTACGACGGGCTGGCGATCCTCACCGACGTGCGAGTCGTCGCCGACGACTCCGAGACGTGGGGCGTGCTGCCGGTGTTCGCCGGCGAGGCCGAGACCACCGAGCCGACCGTATCGGATCCCGACGGCGAAATTTCGGAAGCACGGTGGTTCGCCGAGCCGCCCGAGGACACCCGCGACCGCCGGGACATCCTCGCCTGGCGGGAGCGGGCACTGTCGGTCTGAGAGTCGGCGGGACGCCGACCGACGCCGCGGCGTCCTACTCGCCGTGGCTGACGCCGTCGTTGGACTCGGCTGTGAGCCTGCGCAGCGCCGCCCGCGCGTTGCTGGCGTCGTAGCCGAACAGCACCGATTCGCCGTACTCCCCGGCGACGTCGGCGGCCCGGAGCAGATCGTCGATGTCGACGTCGACGGCGTACAGTTCGACGCTGAAGGGCGTGTCCAGGCGGGACTGGAACCCCTTCGCGATCGTCTCGATCCAGTAGGTCGTCGCGTACGCCGTGTCGTACAGCGGGACGACGAACTCGTCGACGTGGGGCTCGATCGCCTCGACGTCGATCCCGGAGCGCTCGTAGAGGTGACCAGGGTAGGGATCGGGATGGAGCGTCAGGTACGTGTCGCCCGGGACCCGATCGGCCGCCTCGGCGACGAACTCGGTGATCACGCTCGCCCGCCACGTCGGCCGATCGTCGTACTCGCTCGCGGCGAACCGCTCCTCGCAGACCTCGCAGTGGCAGTACTCGCCGCGCGGGAAGCCGACGTCGTCGAGCCGAACGTCCCCGCTCGCCGTGGCGGCGTCCTCGACCATCTCCAAGATGCCGGCGCGGTACTCGTCGCGATTGGGACAGACGTAGGTCCAGTCGAAGTACGGCCGCTCGCGGGTCGCGCGCTCGCCGTCCTCGCTGACGGGCACCAGTTCTGGACGCGCGTCGGCCGCCGCGGTGTCGCCGAAACACGAGATCATGTTGACCGCGCCGGCGACGGGTTCGCTGGCCCGGCCGGTGACGTCCTTGACCTCGTAGAACGACCGGTCGAACTCGCCCCACGCCAACTCCTCCTCGTTGCGCGTCACCACGCCGTACATACCCGATGCTGGGCGGGCAGAGGGGTAAGTGATTCGCTCCGAAAAGCGGCGTCGCTACGCGTCGTCGTACTCGACGTCGACCTCGGCGTCGGTCGACACCACTTTCCAGAGGGCGGCGATCACGAACAGTACGAGCAGGACCTTCACCAGTCGCTTCATATTTCTAATTAGTTCGCGTTACACTATAATACTTTCCACTTGAAATTCTGACACTTGTCGCAAGGTCGGCGTCGGTCCCGCAGCGGCCCGACGTTGAAGTTCGAGACTGCCGCTACGTACATCTATGTCGGGAGAATCAAATAGCGAGGAACTGGCAGAAGAACTCATCAGCGCGTGTCGGACGTCGATCGGCGACACGCTGCGCAGTATCACCCTCTTTACCGCGGAGGACTACGACCAGCTCTACATCCGCAGCGACCTCGAGCAGGACGCCGAACTCGATCGATTCGTAGCCAACGAACGTCTCGGGTTCACGTCCCAGCAGACCTACGGCGACTCCGAACTCGGCGAGTACGAGTTCACGATCCGCGCGTTCGAGTACGGCTACGTCACCCGCGTCATCGTCGGCGATCGCGGCGTGTACGTGACGACCGACGAGATGCACATGGACGAGTTCGACGAGCTCGCGACCGCCGTACGTGGGGTACTACGGGAGAACACCGGGGCCGCGTAGCGGTCGACGGTCCCCCGACCGAACGCACACTCATCTGTCACTCGTTTCCTCAAACAAATCCGTCCCGCGAAAGTGCTACCGGTATTTACCGCCGGCGTTCGAGGAGAGTACGCGAGGAGCACATGATCGATGACCATTTTGACGCACTTGCCGACGAGCAGCGGCGCGAGGTGCTGCTGGCGATCCTGGACAAAAACCCGGGCGACGACAGATCCGTGACCACTGCTGTTCGGACGGACGAAGAGCGATCGCGCGCGACGGAACTCCATCACGTCCACCTGCCGAAACTGGAAGACTACGGACTGATCGACTGGGATCGTGAGCGCCACGAGATCACGAAGGGACCGCTGTTCGATCAGATCCGACCGTTGCTCGTCCTGCTCGAAAAAACCGGGACGAGCTCGTCGGAACGCTGCCGTCCGAATGACCGGTCGTCGCTTGCGCTCCTCCCGTCGCTACCGCGGCTGACGGTGCTTTCGGTCTCGTTCTCTCTGCTCCGATATCCGTGTCGCTCGCGGACGCCGTGCGTCCGTGATACTTCGCCGTTCGGCGTCCGGGGTCGTAGCACCACAGTTAGTCGAAACGTGTGATGCTCGGAGTTATAACCGTTCGTCGAGGCGCGTCATCGGCCGTTGACGCGGACGAACCGTCGCAGAAGATCAGTGGTCCGTCACAGTCCGAATCACGCCGAAAACTGCCGGAAATCGGCAGTTCGGCGCGGAGTGAGGTGGTTGGGACCAGTCCTTGCTCCGCGCCGGATGGGACTTCTCCCTCTACACGTATAATGGTACTGTGATTAATCGGGTGACAGCAGCGTTTCCTGTCACTCTTACACCTTCATCCGGCGAGTATCGCTTCCCGAGGGAGAACTGACTTCCGAGTGGGCACGTTAGTGTCGACAACACCGGTTCGCCGGTCGTGTGGTTGGGACCCATGAAGGACATCTCGAGTCACGAACAGTCGGTAGAGTTGCTCCAGCAGCTGGGGCTGAAAGAGTACGAGGCCAAGTGCTTCGTCGCGCTGTCGCGACTGCCGAAAGCGACGGCTAAAGACATCAGTGACGTCTCGGAAGTCCCGCGGACGCGCGTCTACGACGCCATCCGCGTGCTGGAGGCCAAGGGACTCGTCGAGATCCAGCACTCGAATCCCCAGCAGTACCGCGCCGTCAAGATCGACGAGGCGGCGGCGACGCTCCGGGAGGAGTTCGAGTCCCGCACGGAGAAACTTGCCGACTCGCTGGCCTCGATCGACGCTGTGTCGCTGGAGGAGGACGAGGAAGAGGTCGCCCACGAGGTCTGGTCGCTCTCCGGCGAATCGGCGATCCGGAACCGGACGAAGTCGCTACTCGACGACGCCGACGACGAGATCGTGCTGGTCGTCGGCGACGAGAGCAAGCTTACCGAGGATCTTTTCGATCAGCTCCGGGCCGCACAGGATCGCGGAACGACCGTCCTCGTCGGCACAGTGTCGGATGATCTGCGCGACCGCGTCGTTGAGTCGATGCCGGACGTCGAGGTGTTCGTCTCGGAACTTGAGTGGCTCTCGGAGCTCGAAGACGATCCGACCGACACCGTTTCTATCAGCCAGCTCCTGCTCGTCGATCGCAGCTCCATCCTGGTTAGTACGACCTAGCGACCGACGGTGCGCTCCGAACAGCGGGAGAAGGCCGTGTTCGGCAAGGGGTTCGAGAACGGCATCGTCGTGATCGCCCGCCGGCTGATGGCGACGGGCCTGGGGCGCGGCGCCGATCCCGAAAAGAACTGATCCGGCCTGCCGGTTGTGCCGTTGTCCCGTGGTGCTTCCGGAGCGGGCGACGGGCCGATATTTGCTACTGACGATCGGGCATAGTTGCTGATCGAGCAGTGGCTCTCGACATAGTACCGGCGGAATCAGTTGGGCCGGCGGGGCTATCGGCCCGCCCACGGTCGAACCGTGTACTACGGCCGTACCACACTGTCTTCGGATACCAGTCAATGGACGCTCGGTCGGGATTCGGTCGGCGTGTGGTACACCAGCGTGCGCTGGTATTGACCTATAACGACTTGAGAATTATAAATTCATGTATGCCATTGGTAATTAGCGTTAGAAATACTAAATGTGTGAGGAGAAATTTCGTATCACCTCTATGCGGGTTGAGGGCACGCATCTACAGACACAGGTAAAGACAGTGCATTAGGTCCAGTAAACTACTAGATCAGCGAACGGTAGTGTTCGGACTATCGCGAGATAGCAATTCACCAAGCTACCCAAACAGTCGACATTTGATGTGAAATAGGGATTCGCCGCGAGGGGGAACGTAACTCCCAGCTGAACCGGGTTTCTGCCCAGTACTCGCGGCGGTCGGTGAATACAATCAGAACAAATATTCACGCGTGGCAAGCGCGCGCTACGCAGGTCCGCCGAAAGGTAGTTGGTCGGAGAGATTTGAACCGCGAGGACTTCGTTTTGCTCGTCTTGCGCGGTTCAAACCCTCCGACGTGAATACCTCAGGCTCCTCACGTCCGTTTGTCGCCAGAGAGAGTGGGGTCGGAGGGAACCCTCTCCTGAACTGCGATGGTCAGTCGGGCTGTACGAGCCGATTTTTGGGCGAATATCTCACTCATTGCTGTCTTCGATATCAAGTTTCAGGGTTTTCTCTGCGCGCAGTTCCTCGAACCCCTCGCGCTCGGTCGCCTTGTAGTAGTGCCGGCGGATCGTCTCGAGCCGGGCGTTCACTCGCTTGGCGACCGTTTCGATATCGAGCCCACGTAGCAGCTGCCACGTGATCGATCCGGT encodes:
- a CDS encoding NUDIX domain-containing protein, which gives rise to MTSFDDLWYLADEANQCAEQARHRLDRRYEDYLEFDRTRRVSRPRFRTLAERIRDNGTPYGAHTIVYRPSGELLLVRHEDVDLWVLPGGGVREEETFREAAEREVAEEAGVEVDYDGLAILTDVRVVADDSETWGVLPVFAGEAETTEPTVSDPDGEISEARWFAEPPEDTRDRRDILAWRERALSV
- a CDS encoding DUF7522 family protein — encoded protein: MSGESNSEELAEELISACRTSIGDTLRSITLFTAEDYDQLYIRSDLEQDAELDRFVANERLGFTSQQTYGDSELGEYEFTIRAFEYGYVTRVIVGDRGVYVTTDEMHMDEFDELATAVRGVLRENTGAA
- a CDS encoding DUF7344 domain-containing protein produces the protein MIDDHFDALADEQRREVLLAILDKNPGDDRSVTTAVRTDEERSRATELHHVHLPKLEDYGLIDWDRERHEITKGPLFDQIRPLLVLLEKTGTSSSERCRPNDRSSLALLPSLPRLTVLSVSFSLLRYPCRSRTPCVRDTSPFGVRGRSTTVSRNV
- a CDS encoding TrmB family transcriptional regulator, whose protein sequence is MKDISSHEQSVELLQQLGLKEYEAKCFVALSRLPKATAKDISDVSEVPRTRVYDAIRVLEAKGLVEIQHSNPQQYRAVKIDEAAATLREEFESRTEKLADSLASIDAVSLEEDEEEVAHEVWSLSGESAIRNRTKSLLDDADDEIVLVVGDESKLTEDLFDQLRAAQDRGTTVLVGTVSDDLRDRVVESMPDVEVFVSELEWLSELEDDPTDTVSISQLLLVDRSSILVSTT